From Rutidosis leptorrhynchoides isolate AG116_Rl617_1_P2 chromosome 3, CSIRO_AGI_Rlap_v1, whole genome shotgun sequence, a single genomic window includes:
- the LOC139897454 gene encoding outer envelope protein 61-like isoform X3, whose product MMSNPDLVKMATDSIKHMKPEDLRHAAEQLKTTRPDEMAAIGEKMANATPEELAAMRSRVDAQPIYELNAAQMLKNQGNEFHSQGRFSDALEKYKRAKNNLKNVPASKGATLLLACSLNLMSCYLKTAQYDECINEGTEVLATDARNVKALYRRGQAYKNLGQLQKAMSDLSKAHEFSPDDETIADVLRNAKDTLIEQGDEDAPGGIRIEEITDNVSTPLSEKDQTSSSASPEHNKDVTKNSSGVLNGDKQSIRSFQNLMSQADPKTMASLGGGQFESLSPDMMKTASDMISKMPPEEFQKMVQMASSFQGENPLLNGNNNESGVPNLTPDMLKSATDMMSKMPPEELQKMFEMASSLNATGLQSNRTNNNSTSVGQQSQRSSVWNESNGESDHSEGLLSSVNAPQPSFPSSSADIRSQLKNPAMREMMTSMMKNLSPDMMANMSEQFGVKLSKEDAEKAQQAMSSLTPENLDRLMKWADRIQRAGEGAVRTKNWLLGRQGLIMALCMLVFAVFLHWLGYIGR is encoded by the exons ATGATGTCAAATCCTGATTTAGTGAAAATGGCAACTGATAGCATTAAACATATGAAACCTGAGGATTTGAGGCATGCTGCGGAACAGTTGAAAACTACTAGACCTGATGAGATGGCGGCAATTGGTGAAAAGATGGCAAATGCAACACCTGAGGAGCTAGCTGCTATGCGGTCTCGAGTAGATGCACAACCAATCTATGAATTGAATGCAGCTCAGATGCTTAAAAATCAG GGGAATGAATTTCACAGTCAAGGAAGGTTTAGTGATGCCTTGGAGAAGTATAAGCGG GCAAAAAACAATCTGAAAAATGTTCCAGCATCTAAAGGTGCAACTCTCCTTTTGGCATGCTCTCTTAATTTGATGTCATGTTACTTGAAAACAGCGCAATACGATGAATGCATAAATGAAGGCACTGag GTATTGGCAACTGATGCAAGAAATGTCAAAGCTCTATATAGGAGAGGCCAAGCATATAAGAATTTGGGACAACTACAA AAAGCAATGTCTGACTTGTCCAAAGCACATGAATTTTCTCCCGATGATGAAACTATTGCAGATGTATTAAG GAATGCAAAGGATACATTAATCGAACAAGGTGATGAGGATGCACCAGGAG GCATAAGAATCGAAGAAATAACTGACAATGTGTCTACTCCATTATCTGAAAAAGATCAAACTTCATCATCAGCATCGCCTGAGCACAATAAGGATGTTACTAAAAATAGTAGTGGTGTTCTTAACGGTGACAAGCAATCAATCAG ATCCTTCCAGAACCTCATGTCGCAAGCTGATCCGAAAACCATGGCATCTTTGGGTGGGGGACAGTTTGAAAGTTTGTCTCCTGATATGATGAAGACTGCCTCAGACATGATTAGCAAGATGCCACCCGAAGAATTTCAGAAAATGGTTCAGATGGCAAGTTCATTTCAAGGAGAGAACCCATTATTAAATGGGAATAATAATGAGTCAGGCGTACCAAATTTGACGCCTGACATGCTTAAATCAGCTACAGATATGATGAGTAAGATGCCACCAGAAGAGCTCCAAAAGATGTTTGAAATGGCATCATCTTTAAACGCCACTGGTCTACAATCAAATAggactaataataatagtacttcagTAGGTCAACAAAGTCAGAGAAGCTCGGTTTGGAATGAAAGTAATGGTGAGAGTGATCATTCCGAAGGGCTTTTGAGTTCAGTAAATGCACCTCAACCTAGCTTCCCTAGCTCTAGTGCTGATATTCGAAGCCAGCTGAAGAATCCAGCCATGCGCGAG ATGATGACATCAATGATGAAAAATTTGAGCCCTGACATGATGGCAAATATGAGTGAGCAATTTGGAGTTAAACTCTCGAAGGAGGATGCTGAAAAGGCTCAACAAGCGATGTCGTCTTTGACACCAGAGAACCTGGATAGACTG ATGAAGTGGGCAGATAGAATACAACGAGCCGGTGAAGGTGCTGTTAGAACAAAAAATTGGCTCCTGGGGAGGCAGGGGTTGATTATGGCATTATGTATGCTCGTTTTTGCAGTGTTTCTCCATTGGTTGGGGTACATCGGCAGGTAA
- the LOC139897454 gene encoding outer envelope protein 61-like isoform X2, translating into MFPGMMDPEMMRLAQEQMSRMSPADLARIQQQMMSNPDLVKMATDSIKHMKPEDLRHAAEQLKTTRPDEMAAIGEKMANATPEELAAMRSRVDAQPIYELNAAQMLKNQAKNNLKNVPASKGATLLLACSLNLMSCYLKTAQYDECINEGTEVLATDARNVKALYRRGQAYKNLGQLQKAMSDLSKAHEFSPDDETIADVLRNAKDTLIEQGDEDAPGGIRIEEITDNVSTPLSEKDQTSSSASPEHNKDVTKNSSGVLNGDKQSIRSFQNLMSQADPKTMASLGGGQFESLSPDMMKTASDMISKMPPEEFQKMVQMASSFQGENPLLNGNNNESGVPNLTPDMLKSATDMMSKMPPEELQKMFEMASSLNATGLQSNRTNNNSTSVGQQSQRSSVWNESNGESDHSEGLLSSVNAPQPSFPSSSADIRSQLKNPAMREMMTSMMKNLSPDMMANMSEQFGVKLSKEDAEKAQQAMSSLTPENLDRLMKWADRIQRAGEGAVRTKNWLLGRQGLIMALCMLVFAVFLHWLGYIGR; encoded by the exons ATGTTTCCTGGTATGATGGATCCGGAGATGATGAGACTTGCTCAAGAGCAAATGAGTCGTATGTCTCCAGCTGATTTGGCCAGGATTCAACAACAG ATGATGTCAAATCCTGATTTAGTGAAAATGGCAACTGATAGCATTAAACATATGAAACCTGAGGATTTGAGGCATGCTGCGGAACAGTTGAAAACTACTAGACCTGATGAGATGGCGGCAATTGGTGAAAAGATGGCAAATGCAACACCTGAGGAGCTAGCTGCTATGCGGTCTCGAGTAGATGCACAACCAATCTATGAATTGAATGCAGCTCAGATGCTTAAAAATCAG GCAAAAAACAATCTGAAAAATGTTCCAGCATCTAAAGGTGCAACTCTCCTTTTGGCATGCTCTCTTAATTTGATGTCATGTTACTTGAAAACAGCGCAATACGATGAATGCATAAATGAAGGCACTGag GTATTGGCAACTGATGCAAGAAATGTCAAAGCTCTATATAGGAGAGGCCAAGCATATAAGAATTTGGGACAACTACAA AAAGCAATGTCTGACTTGTCCAAAGCACATGAATTTTCTCCCGATGATGAAACTATTGCAGATGTATTAAG GAATGCAAAGGATACATTAATCGAACAAGGTGATGAGGATGCACCAGGAG GCATAAGAATCGAAGAAATAACTGACAATGTGTCTACTCCATTATCTGAAAAAGATCAAACTTCATCATCAGCATCGCCTGAGCACAATAAGGATGTTACTAAAAATAGTAGTGGTGTTCTTAACGGTGACAAGCAATCAATCAG ATCCTTCCAGAACCTCATGTCGCAAGCTGATCCGAAAACCATGGCATCTTTGGGTGGGGGACAGTTTGAAAGTTTGTCTCCTGATATGATGAAGACTGCCTCAGACATGATTAGCAAGATGCCACCCGAAGAATTTCAGAAAATGGTTCAGATGGCAAGTTCATTTCAAGGAGAGAACCCATTATTAAATGGGAATAATAATGAGTCAGGCGTACCAAATTTGACGCCTGACATGCTTAAATCAGCTACAGATATGATGAGTAAGATGCCACCAGAAGAGCTCCAAAAGATGTTTGAAATGGCATCATCTTTAAACGCCACTGGTCTACAATCAAATAggactaataataatagtacttcagTAGGTCAACAAAGTCAGAGAAGCTCGGTTTGGAATGAAAGTAATGGTGAGAGTGATCATTCCGAAGGGCTTTTGAGTTCAGTAAATGCACCTCAACCTAGCTTCCCTAGCTCTAGTGCTGATATTCGAAGCCAGCTGAAGAATCCAGCCATGCGCGAG ATGATGACATCAATGATGAAAAATTTGAGCCCTGACATGATGGCAAATATGAGTGAGCAATTTGGAGTTAAACTCTCGAAGGAGGATGCTGAAAAGGCTCAACAAGCGATGTCGTCTTTGACACCAGAGAACCTGGATAGACTG ATGAAGTGGGCAGATAGAATACAACGAGCCGGTGAAGGTGCTGTTAGAACAAAAAATTGGCTCCTGGGGAGGCAGGGGTTGATTATGGCATTATGTATGCTCGTTTTTGCAGTGTTTCTCCATTGGTTGGGGTACATCGGCAGGTAA
- the LOC139897454 gene encoding outer envelope protein 61-like isoform X1: MFPGMMDPEMMRLAQEQMSRMSPADLARIQQQMMSNPDLVKMATDSIKHMKPEDLRHAAEQLKTTRPDEMAAIGEKMANATPEELAAMRSRVDAQPIYELNAAQMLKNQGNEFHSQGRFSDALEKYKRAKNNLKNVPASKGATLLLACSLNLMSCYLKTAQYDECINEGTEVLATDARNVKALYRRGQAYKNLGQLQKAMSDLSKAHEFSPDDETIADVLRNAKDTLIEQGDEDAPGGIRIEEITDNVSTPLSEKDQTSSSASPEHNKDVTKNSSGVLNGDKQSIRSFQNLMSQADPKTMASLGGGQFESLSPDMMKTASDMISKMPPEEFQKMVQMASSFQGENPLLNGNNNESGVPNLTPDMLKSATDMMSKMPPEELQKMFEMASSLNATGLQSNRTNNNSTSVGQQSQRSSVWNESNGESDHSEGLLSSVNAPQPSFPSSSADIRSQLKNPAMREMMTSMMKNLSPDMMANMSEQFGVKLSKEDAEKAQQAMSSLTPENLDRLMKWADRIQRAGEGAVRTKNWLLGRQGLIMALCMLVFAVFLHWLGYIGR, encoded by the exons ATGTTTCCTGGTATGATGGATCCGGAGATGATGAGACTTGCTCAAGAGCAAATGAGTCGTATGTCTCCAGCTGATTTGGCCAGGATTCAACAACAG ATGATGTCAAATCCTGATTTAGTGAAAATGGCAACTGATAGCATTAAACATATGAAACCTGAGGATTTGAGGCATGCTGCGGAACAGTTGAAAACTACTAGACCTGATGAGATGGCGGCAATTGGTGAAAAGATGGCAAATGCAACACCTGAGGAGCTAGCTGCTATGCGGTCTCGAGTAGATGCACAACCAATCTATGAATTGAATGCAGCTCAGATGCTTAAAAATCAG GGGAATGAATTTCACAGTCAAGGAAGGTTTAGTGATGCCTTGGAGAAGTATAAGCGG GCAAAAAACAATCTGAAAAATGTTCCAGCATCTAAAGGTGCAACTCTCCTTTTGGCATGCTCTCTTAATTTGATGTCATGTTACTTGAAAACAGCGCAATACGATGAATGCATAAATGAAGGCACTGag GTATTGGCAACTGATGCAAGAAATGTCAAAGCTCTATATAGGAGAGGCCAAGCATATAAGAATTTGGGACAACTACAA AAAGCAATGTCTGACTTGTCCAAAGCACATGAATTTTCTCCCGATGATGAAACTATTGCAGATGTATTAAG GAATGCAAAGGATACATTAATCGAACAAGGTGATGAGGATGCACCAGGAG GCATAAGAATCGAAGAAATAACTGACAATGTGTCTACTCCATTATCTGAAAAAGATCAAACTTCATCATCAGCATCGCCTGAGCACAATAAGGATGTTACTAAAAATAGTAGTGGTGTTCTTAACGGTGACAAGCAATCAATCAG ATCCTTCCAGAACCTCATGTCGCAAGCTGATCCGAAAACCATGGCATCTTTGGGTGGGGGACAGTTTGAAAGTTTGTCTCCTGATATGATGAAGACTGCCTCAGACATGATTAGCAAGATGCCACCCGAAGAATTTCAGAAAATGGTTCAGATGGCAAGTTCATTTCAAGGAGAGAACCCATTATTAAATGGGAATAATAATGAGTCAGGCGTACCAAATTTGACGCCTGACATGCTTAAATCAGCTACAGATATGATGAGTAAGATGCCACCAGAAGAGCTCCAAAAGATGTTTGAAATGGCATCATCTTTAAACGCCACTGGTCTACAATCAAATAggactaataataatagtacttcagTAGGTCAACAAAGTCAGAGAAGCTCGGTTTGGAATGAAAGTAATGGTGAGAGTGATCATTCCGAAGGGCTTTTGAGTTCAGTAAATGCACCTCAACCTAGCTTCCCTAGCTCTAGTGCTGATATTCGAAGCCAGCTGAAGAATCCAGCCATGCGCGAG ATGATGACATCAATGATGAAAAATTTGAGCCCTGACATGATGGCAAATATGAGTGAGCAATTTGGAGTTAAACTCTCGAAGGAGGATGCTGAAAAGGCTCAACAAGCGATGTCGTCTTTGACACCAGAGAACCTGGATAGACTG ATGAAGTGGGCAGATAGAATACAACGAGCCGGTGAAGGTGCTGTTAGAACAAAAAATTGGCTCCTGGGGAGGCAGGGGTTGATTATGGCATTATGTATGCTCGTTTTTGCAGTGTTTCTCCATTGGTTGGGGTACATCGGCAGGTAA